From the genome of Gemmatimonadales bacterium, one region includes:
- the rplT gene encoding 50S ribosomal protein L20, translating into MPRVKNGVAHHARKKKIMEAAKGARGGRSKLYKAAKETAERAMRYAYRDRRKKKGEFRALWITRINAAARLHGLSYSRLMAGLKKGGVEINRKVLADLAVRDIDAFGRLADVAKNNQ; encoded by the coding sequence ATGCCTCGCGTCAAGAACGGCGTCGCGCACCACGCCCGCAAGAAGAAGATCATGGAGGCCGCGAAGGGTGCCCGCGGCGGCCGGAGCAAGCTCTACAAGGCGGCCAAGGAAACGGCCGAGCGCGCCATGCGGTACGCCTACCGCGACCGGCGCAAGAAGAAGGGCGAATTCCGCGCGCTCTGGATCACCCGGATCAATGCCGCGGCCCGGCTCCATGGCCTGAGCTACAGCCGGCTGATGGCCGGATTGAAGAAGGGTGGCGTGGAGATCAACCGGAAGGTGCTCGCCGACCTCGCGGTGCGAGACATCGACGCGTTCGGCCGGCTGGCCGACGTGGCGAAGAACAACCAGTAG
- the pheT gene encoding phenylalanine--tRNA ligase subunit beta has translation MNLSLRWLEAFLRRALDPTDVSERLAMLGAPVDAVEPVHPGLESLVVARVLEVTPHPNPKFTKVRLTRVDDGTGEPKVVACGASNVTAGKLYPFARVGTSVPGGKKGPLEIGARAIGGVTSVGMLCSLAELGLADDAEGIWELATDAAPGTPLLDAIPLADHRLVVDVTPNRPDLLCHKGVARELATSFEAQFRLPPIPGAQAIDVPPSRRAGATGSVGQIRVTIEDPDSCPRFHAALIRGVTVGPSPEWLRRRLESVGERSINNVVDATNYVMFELNQPMHAYDAALLRGGSLIVRRARAGERLVTLDDQGRALTPDMVAIADAEGVIGLAGLMGGASSEVGLQTRDVLLEGAYWNPARTRATRRTLGMSTEASYRFERGIDRWGGVEAMRRCLEIILAAAGGELAEAPLDLWPSPSNPPRIFLRPARVAQVLGVELPWQVLERYLVAIGATVVSKPEDARMAVEVPGWRPDLVREIDLIEEIARLHGYDNFPSDLRPFRLGGLPDSRVERVVDQVRRGMVEQGLFEVVTLPMGPADGEESVRLLNPLSADDAYLRRRLLPGLVRLVEGNWANHVSDVRLFEIGTAFVAAPAGSRPREERRLAAVLTGRREPQHWTGTGEARFDLWDLKGRVEAAAALAVPGAVVQVQDHAWVVRDRDGRVVGQAGPLEADAPPWAAPLFGLELVIDPAPRRPPAFQSLPTTPSSERVLALLLPEGTSARQVEDLLRQAGGPLLERVDIESDYRGPELPAGTRSVAFRLTFRAPDRTLRDTEVDEVETGLLAALAGELGVVRRDAGTTRGGG, from the coding sequence ATGAACCTCTCGCTTCGCTGGCTGGAGGCGTTCCTTCGGCGCGCCCTCGATCCCACGGACGTAAGCGAGCGGCTGGCCATGCTCGGCGCGCCCGTAGACGCGGTGGAACCGGTACACCCGGGGCTCGAGTCGCTGGTGGTCGCGCGCGTCCTCGAAGTGACGCCGCATCCCAACCCCAAGTTCACCAAGGTCCGGCTGACCCGGGTCGACGATGGAACCGGTGAGCCCAAGGTGGTAGCCTGCGGCGCCTCCAACGTGACCGCGGGGAAGCTCTATCCGTTCGCCCGCGTGGGCACCTCGGTGCCCGGGGGCAAGAAGGGACCGCTGGAGATCGGCGCGCGCGCGATCGGCGGCGTCACCAGCGTCGGCATGCTCTGCTCGCTGGCGGAGCTGGGGCTGGCCGATGATGCCGAAGGCATCTGGGAGCTCGCCACCGACGCGGCTCCGGGGACTCCGCTGCTCGACGCGATCCCCCTCGCCGACCACCGCCTGGTGGTCGACGTGACCCCCAACCGTCCCGACCTGCTGTGCCACAAGGGCGTGGCGCGGGAGCTCGCGACCTCCTTCGAGGCCCAGTTCCGGCTGCCCCCGATTCCCGGGGCGCAGGCGATCGATGTGCCGCCGTCCCGGCGTGCCGGGGCCACTGGCTCGGTGGGGCAGATCCGGGTCACGATCGAGGATCCCGATTCCTGCCCCCGGTTTCACGCCGCGCTGATCCGCGGCGTCACCGTCGGCCCGTCGCCCGAGTGGCTCCGCCGCCGGCTCGAGTCGGTGGGAGAGCGCTCGATCAACAACGTGGTGGACGCCACCAACTACGTCATGTTCGAGCTGAACCAGCCGATGCACGCCTACGACGCGGCGCTGCTGCGGGGCGGAAGCCTGATCGTCCGGCGGGCGCGCGCGGGCGAGCGCCTGGTGACCCTGGACGATCAGGGGCGTGCTCTGACGCCGGACATGGTGGCGATCGCCGACGCGGAGGGAGTGATCGGGCTCGCCGGCCTCATGGGCGGGGCCTCGAGCGAGGTCGGCCTCCAGACGCGGGACGTGCTGCTGGAGGGTGCGTACTGGAATCCGGCCCGGACCCGGGCCACCCGCCGAACACTCGGCATGAGCACCGAGGCGAGTTACCGCTTCGAGCGCGGCATCGATCGCTGGGGCGGTGTCGAGGCGATGCGGCGCTGCCTGGAGATCATCCTCGCCGCGGCGGGCGGCGAGCTGGCAGAGGCGCCGCTGGACCTCTGGCCGTCGCCCTCCAACCCGCCGCGGATCTTCCTTCGTCCGGCCCGCGTGGCCCAAGTGCTCGGCGTGGAGTTGCCCTGGCAGGTGCTGGAGCGGTACCTCGTCGCCATCGGGGCCACCGTAGTTTCCAAGCCGGAGGACGCGCGGATGGCGGTGGAGGTACCGGGGTGGCGTCCGGACCTGGTGCGGGAAATCGATCTGATCGAAGAGATCGCGCGGTTGCATGGGTACGACAACTTCCCCTCCGACCTGCGCCCCTTCCGGCTCGGTGGACTGCCCGACTCGCGGGTGGAGCGGGTGGTCGACCAGGTGCGCCGCGGAATGGTGGAGCAGGGGCTGTTCGAGGTCGTGACCCTCCCCATGGGCCCGGCCGACGGTGAGGAGAGCGTGCGGCTCTTGAACCCGCTCTCGGCGGACGACGCCTACCTCCGGCGCCGGCTGCTGCCGGGGCTGGTGCGGCTGGTCGAGGGCAACTGGGCCAACCACGTGTCGGACGTGCGGCTGTTCGAGATCGGCACGGCATTCGTGGCGGCACCGGCCGGCAGCCGGCCGCGGGAGGAGCGGCGCCTCGCTGCCGTCCTCACCGGCCGGCGCGAGCCGCAGCACTGGACCGGCACCGGGGAGGCGCGCTTCGATCTCTGGGATCTCAAGGGCCGTGTGGAGGCGGCGGCCGCTCTGGCGGTTCCGGGGGCCGTGGTACAAGTTCAGGATCATGCCTGGGTAGTCAGGGACCGGGATGGCCGGGTGGTGGGTCAGGCCGGACCGCTGGAGGCGGACGCGCCGCCCTGGGCGGCACCGCTGTTCGGCCTCGAGTTGGTGATCGACCCCGCTCCCCGCCGGCCGCCGGCGTTCCAGTCGCTTCCAACCACTCCCTCGTCGGAGCGCGTGCTCGCCCTGCTGCTGCCGGAGGGCACCAGCGCGCGCCAGGTGGAGGATCTGCTGCGGCAGGCGGGCGGGCCGCTGCTCGAGCGGGTGGACATCGAGAGCGACTACCGCGGTCCGGAGCTGCCCGCCGGCACCCGCAGCGTCGCCTTCCGGCTCACGTTCCGGGCACCGGACCGGACGCTGCGTGACACCGAGGTGGATGAGGTCGAGACCGGGCTGCTCGCCGCGCTCGCGGGCGAGCTGGGCGTGGTCCGGCGCGATGCGGGGACCACCCGCGGCGGAGGGTGA
- the rny gene encoding ribonuclease Y yields the protein MPSSLLLSGLAGVAAGLLLGLIGLALYARGQRRAATGVLAMARAEAERIRHEAGREAEAGKSQLLVDARIEALTLRDEIDREIQRRREELERHERRAEERGRAQERKVEEIDTRERNLTKREETLAQRDQALRSREGEADRLALEQRQKLERIAGLTAEDARREILQRVEDEARGQAAALARDIKEQAKRGADREARRIISIAIQRLAAEHTAETTVAAVTLPNDEMKGRIIGREGRNIRAFETVTGVDVIIDDTPDTVIISCFDPIRREVARRSLAALIQDGRIHPGRIEELVAKAQKELEGQLVELGEQAAYDTGIHGLHPEMVKLIGRMRYRTSYGQNIYDHSKEVAWLAGMMAAELHLDVLLAKRGGLLHDVGKVLTHDNEGTHVELGVEVARRYGETAAVINCIQAHHDDVPHESAESVLVQAADAISGARPGARREAFETYVKRLTRLEEIANTFPGVEKSNVIQAGREVRVVVTPERIDDDAAAALSESIARKIENELQYPGQIKVVVIRETRSVDYAR from the coding sequence ATGCCCTCGTCCCTCCTCCTGTCCGGTCTCGCGGGGGTGGCTGCCGGTCTGTTGCTTGGGCTCATCGGGCTGGCGCTCTATGCCCGTGGCCAGCGGCGCGCCGCCACCGGGGTGCTCGCCATGGCGCGGGCCGAGGCCGAGCGGATCCGGCACGAGGCCGGCCGGGAGGCGGAGGCCGGAAAGTCTCAGCTGCTGGTGGACGCGCGGATCGAGGCCCTGACCTTGCGCGACGAGATCGACCGCGAGATCCAGCGCCGGCGAGAGGAGCTGGAGCGGCACGAGCGCCGGGCCGAGGAACGCGGGAGGGCCCAGGAGCGCAAGGTCGAAGAGATCGACACTCGGGAGCGCAATCTCACCAAGCGCGAGGAGACGCTGGCCCAGCGGGATCAGGCGCTCCGCTCCCGCGAGGGCGAGGCCGACCGGCTGGCGCTGGAGCAGCGGCAGAAGCTGGAGCGGATCGCCGGGCTCACGGCGGAGGACGCCCGGCGCGAGATCCTCCAGCGGGTCGAAGACGAAGCCCGGGGCCAGGCGGCCGCCCTCGCCCGCGACATCAAGGAGCAGGCCAAGCGGGGCGCCGACCGGGAGGCCCGCCGGATCATCTCGATCGCCATCCAGCGTCTGGCGGCGGAGCACACCGCGGAGACGACCGTCGCGGCGGTGACGCTGCCCAACGACGAGATGAAAGGCCGGATCATCGGGCGGGAGGGCCGCAACATCCGCGCATTCGAGACCGTCACCGGGGTCGACGTCATCATCGACGACACCCCCGATACCGTGATCATCTCCTGTTTCGACCCCATCCGCCGGGAAGTGGCGCGGCGCTCGCTCGCGGCCCTGATCCAGGACGGAAGAATCCATCCGGGACGGATCGAGGAGCTGGTGGCCAAGGCGCAGAAGGAGCTGGAAGGGCAGCTGGTGGAGCTGGGTGAGCAGGCGGCCTACGACACCGGCATCCACGGACTCCACCCGGAGATGGTCAAGCTGATCGGCCGGATGCGGTACCGCACCTCCTACGGGCAGAACATCTACGATCACTCCAAGGAAGTCGCCTGGCTGGCCGGCATGATGGCGGCGGAGCTGCACCTCGACGTGCTGCTGGCCAAGCGGGGCGGCCTGCTGCACGACGTCGGCAAGGTGCTGACCCACGACAACGAGGGCACCCACGTGGAGCTCGGCGTGGAAGTGGCGCGGCGATACGGCGAGACCGCCGCCGTGATCAACTGCATCCAGGCCCACCATGACGACGTCCCCCACGAGAGCGCGGAATCGGTCCTGGTGCAGGCGGCCGATGCCATCAGTGGAGCCCGTCCCGGTGCCCGCCGGGAGGCGTTCGAGACGTACGTGAAGCGGCTCACCCGGCTGGAGGAGATCGCCAACACCTTCCCAGGGGTGGAAAAGAGCAACGTCATCCAGGCCGGCCGCGAGGTGCGCGTCGTGGTCACCCCGGAGCGGATCGACGACGATGCGGCGGCCGCGCTCTCCGAGTCGATCGCCCGCAAGATCGAGAACGAGCTGCAGTACCCCGGCCAGATCAAGGTCGTGGTGATCCGGGAGACGCGATCGGTGGACTACGCCCGATGA
- the xseB gene encoding exodeoxyribonuclease VII small subunit codes for MTTIAEELARLEVIVRRLESEDVELDAALALFEEGVRRLRAARERLVAAELQVQSVLGEAGGDLRTAELDD; via the coding sequence ATGACCACCATCGCCGAAGAGCTCGCGCGGCTGGAGGTGATCGTGCGCCGGCTCGAATCCGAGGACGTCGAGCTGGACGCGGCCCTCGCGCTGTTCGAGGAAGGGGTGCGCCGCCTCCGCGCCGCGCGCGAGCGGCTCGTGGCCGCCGAACTGCAGGTGCAGAGCGTGCTGGGGGAGGCGGGCGGCGATCTTCGAACCGCCGAGCTGGATGACTGA
- a CDS encoding farnesyl diphosphate synthase: MTEAPALMSAELLAEARECTDRLLGEWADRLQETLGGRRGEALAYALRTPGKRVRAALVLAAYRSVGGRSPDIAGVAAAVETVHTYSLVHDDLPCMDDDDLRRGRATTHRRFDVATATLVGFLLVPVAAQVLAAAAQDLRLPATALGRMAAELFQAGGIEGMVGGQWLDLEAERRSLDLGQLITVHRGKTGALIRASCILGGMAAEADLPQLGALAAFGGDIGLAFQVADDVLDATGTSEELGKTAGRDAELAKSTYVGLLGVDGARQEAERLAGRAVEHLRTAGITSGALGALAEYIVSRSS; encoded by the coding sequence ATGACTGAGGCCCCCGCGCTGATGTCGGCCGAGCTGCTTGCGGAGGCGCGCGAGTGTACCGACCGACTGCTGGGGGAGTGGGCCGATCGCCTGCAGGAGACGCTGGGGGGCCGCCGCGGCGAGGCGCTGGCGTATGCCCTTCGCACGCCGGGGAAGCGGGTCCGCGCGGCGCTGGTGCTGGCGGCCTACCGCTCGGTGGGCGGACGGTCACCCGACATCGCAGGGGTGGCCGCGGCGGTGGAGACGGTGCACACCTATTCGCTGGTGCATGACGATCTCCCCTGCATGGATGATGACGACCTCCGCCGCGGCCGGGCCACCACCCATCGTCGCTTCGACGTGGCCACGGCCACCCTGGTGGGTTTCCTGCTGGTGCCGGTCGCGGCCCAGGTACTCGCCGCTGCGGCACAGGATCTCCGCCTGCCGGCCACCGCGCTGGGCCGGATGGCCGCCGAGCTCTTTCAGGCCGGCGGCATCGAGGGGATGGTCGGGGGACAGTGGCTGGACCTGGAGGCCGAGCGGCGGTCGCTCGATCTGGGTCAGCTCATCACGGTGCATCGGGGGAAGACGGGGGCGCTGATCCGCGCCTCCTGCATCCTCGGCGGCATGGCGGCGGAGGCGGACCTCCCGCAGCTCGGCGCGCTCGCCGCCTTCGGCGGCGATATCGGCCTCGCCTTCCAGGTGGCCGACGACGTGCTCGACGCCACCGGGACCAGCGAAGAGCTGGGCAAGACGGCTGGCCGGGACGCCGAGCTCGCCAAATCCACCTACGTTGGGCTCCTCGGGGTGGACGGGGCCCGCCAGGAGGCGGAGCGGCTGGCCGGGCGGGCGGTCGAGCACCTGCGTACGGCGGGCATCACCTCGGGGGCACTGGGGGCTTTGGCGGAGTATATTGTGAGCAGGAGCTCGTAG
- the folD gene encoding bifunctional methylenetetrahydrofolate dehydrogenase/methenyltetrahydrofolate cyclohydrolase FolD, which translates to MTARVLDGAPIADAIRAEVAAQVKRHRERGQQPGLAVVIVGENPASQVYVRAKGKACEEAGMHSETVRLPQETSEAELLAVVDRLNADPRIHGFLVQLPLPAHINGERVLNRVNPAKDVDGFHPVNVGKLVIGDPTALRPATPFGVQQMLLRSGIDTKGANAVIVGRSNIVGKPMANLLIQPGKGGDATVTVCHSKSKDLPAVCRAADLLVVAMGKPEFVTADMVRPGAVVIDVGINRVDDPTQPKGYRIVGDVAYGPVSEVASAITPVPGGVGRMTIAMLLQNTLQAFQQAESH; encoded by the coding sequence ATGACCGCGCGGGTGCTCGACGGCGCGCCGATCGCCGACGCGATCCGGGCCGAGGTGGCGGCGCAGGTGAAGCGGCACCGGGAGCGCGGACAGCAGCCCGGACTGGCGGTAGTGATTGTCGGCGAGAACCCCGCGAGCCAGGTCTACGTCCGGGCCAAGGGCAAGGCGTGCGAGGAAGCCGGGATGCACTCGGAGACCGTGCGGCTCCCGCAGGAGACCTCCGAGGCGGAGCTGCTGGCCGTGGTGGACCGGCTCAACGCCGACCCGCGGATCCACGGGTTCCTGGTGCAGCTCCCGTTACCGGCGCACATCAACGGGGAGCGGGTGCTCAACCGGGTAAACCCCGCCAAGGACGTGGACGGCTTCCATCCGGTGAACGTCGGCAAGCTGGTGATCGGCGACCCGACGGCGCTCCGTCCCGCCACGCCGTTCGGGGTGCAGCAGATGCTGCTCCGCTCCGGCATCGACACCAAGGGCGCCAACGCTGTCATCGTGGGTCGCTCCAACATCGTGGGCAAGCCGATGGCCAACCTGCTGATTCAGCCCGGCAAGGGGGGCGATGCCACGGTGACCGTCTGCCACTCCAAGTCCAAGGACCTGCCGGCCGTCTGCCGCGCCGCCGATCTCCTGGTCGTCGCCATGGGGAAGCCCGAGTTCGTCACCGCTGACATGGTCCGGCCGGGTGCCGTGGTCATCGACGTGGGAATCAACCGGGTGGACGATCCGACCCAGCCCAAAGGGTATCGGATCGTGGGCGACGTGGCCTACGGCCCGGTCTCCGAGGTGGCCTCCGCCATCACTCCGGTGCCGGGCGGGGTGGGCCGCATGACCATCGCCATGCTGCTGCAGAACACGCTCCAGGCCTTCCAGCAGGCAGAGTCCCACTAG
- the rpmI gene encoding 50S ribosomal protein L35: MPKQKTKRAAMKRFKKTGTGKLKRWHANHTHILTKKTRKRKNRLKKGDLVSSADFPRVSRLLQA, from the coding sequence ATGCCAAAGCAAAAAACCAAGCGTGCCGCCATGAAGCGCTTCAAGAAGACCGGTACGGGCAAGCTCAAGCGCTGGCACGCGAACCACACCCACATCCTGACCAAGAAGACGCGCAAGCGGAAGAACCGGCTCAAGAAGGGCGATCTGGTGAGCTCGGCCGACTTCCCCCGCGTCAGCCGCCTCCTCCAGGCGTAA
- the pheS gene encoding phenylalanine--tRNA ligase subunit alpha, which translates to MTTGYADLDALLPRLEAVPRLGPEALEAEAVAVLGRKSGILTAALKRLATLPIDERKRFGAAVNQLKVRFETAFAQRRATVEAERHRRETAGLDLTMPGRSRWVGASHPVTQVVDEIVEIFRGIGFTVAIGPEVETEWYNFLALNFPPDHPAMDMHDTLYLDAPPVEGEPDGRLLLRTHTSPVQIRTLLASPPPVRVVIPGMVYRNDAFDASHSPAFSQIEGLAVDEGISFVDLKATLIHFARSFFSATTRTRFRPSFFPFTEPSAEMDVECQLCHGSGCPACKGTGWMEILGCGMVHPTVLESCSLDSERYTGWAFGMGPHRIAMLRYRLPDIRLLLEGDMRFLQQVARRGETS; encoded by the coding sequence ATGACCACCGGGTATGCCGATCTCGACGCGCTCCTGCCGCGCCTCGAGGCCGTCCCCAGGCTCGGCCCCGAAGCGCTTGAAGCCGAGGCGGTGGCCGTCCTGGGCCGGAAGAGCGGCATCCTGACGGCCGCGCTCAAGCGCCTGGCCACGCTCCCCATCGACGAGAGGAAGCGGTTCGGTGCGGCGGTCAACCAGCTCAAGGTCCGGTTCGAGACCGCCTTCGCCCAGCGGCGGGCGACCGTGGAGGCCGAGCGTCACCGGCGCGAAACCGCGGGACTCGATCTCACCATGCCCGGCCGGTCCCGCTGGGTCGGCGCCTCCCACCCGGTCACCCAGGTGGTGGACGAGATCGTGGAGATCTTCCGGGGGATCGGGTTCACCGTGGCCATCGGACCGGAAGTCGAGACCGAGTGGTACAACTTCCTCGCGCTCAACTTCCCGCCCGACCATCCGGCGATGGACATGCACGACACGCTGTATCTCGACGCGCCGCCGGTCGAGGGCGAGCCCGATGGCCGCCTGCTGCTCCGCACGCACACTTCGCCGGTGCAAATCCGGACGCTGCTGGCGTCGCCACCGCCGGTACGGGTGGTCATTCCCGGCATGGTCTACCGCAACGACGCATTCGACGCGTCGCACTCGCCCGCGTTCTCCCAGATCGAGGGACTCGCCGTGGACGAGGGAATCTCGTTCGTCGACCTCAAGGCCACGCTGATCCATTTCGCCAGGAGCTTCTTCTCGGCCACCACCAGGACGCGCTTCCGCCCGTCCTTCTTCCCGTTCACCGAGCCGTCGGCTGAGATGGACGTGGAGTGCCAGCTCTGCCACGGCAGCGGCTGCCCGGCGTGCAAGGGCACCGGCTGGATGGAGATCCTCGGCTGCGGGATGGTCCACCCGACCGTGCTGGAGAGCTGCAGCCTCGACTCGGAGCGCTACACCGGCTGGGCGTTCGGGATGGGCCCGCATCGCATCGCGATGCTGAGGTATCGCCTGCCCGACATTCGGCTGCTCCTGGAAGGCGACATGCGATTTCTGCAGCAGGTGGCGAGGCGGGGAGAAACGTCATGA
- the infC gene encoding translation initiation factor IF-3, whose amino-acid sequence MTLVPGYFARPVQVGTPAPPPSACRPRCRSATGSWQSQPIGRAAALAALGIAGTRKVSRVPVLFYWLEARPLSTNERDKRTRVNRMIRISPVRVITATGEQLGVLPIEEALAAAQERGLDLVEVAPTARPPVVKIMDYGKYKFEEAKAARAAKKKQHIILLKEVKYRPGIDDHDFDFKTRHAREFLGDGNKVKVTMMFRGRQIAHLDLGRAVLDRVAASLADVGKIESDAKLEGRNMTMVIAPK is encoded by the coding sequence ATGACCCTGGTTCCCGGGTACTTTGCCCGGCCTGTACAAGTGGGGACTCCAGCTCCCCCACCCTCAGCCTGCCGGCCCCGGTGCCGCAGCGCAACCGGGTCCTGGCAATCCCAGCCGATCGGCCGAGCAGCGGCCCTGGCGGCGCTGGGCATCGCGGGCACCCGGAAGGTTTCGAGGGTGCCCGTTCTCTTTTACTGGTTGGAGGCACGCCCACTGTCCACGAACGAACGCGACAAGCGAACCCGCGTCAACCGCATGATCCGTATCAGCCCGGTCCGCGTCATCACGGCCACGGGCGAACAGCTGGGAGTCCTGCCGATCGAGGAGGCGTTGGCCGCCGCCCAGGAGCGCGGGTTGGATCTCGTGGAGGTGGCGCCAACCGCTCGGCCTCCCGTCGTCAAGATCATGGACTACGGGAAGTACAAGTTCGAGGAAGCCAAGGCGGCGCGCGCGGCCAAGAAGAAGCAGCACATCATCCTGCTCAAGGAAGTGAAGTACCGGCCCGGAATCGATGACCACGATTTCGACTTCAAGACCCGCCACGCGCGGGAGTTTCTGGGTGATGGCAACAAGGTCAAGGTCACCATGATGTTCCGCGGCCGGCAGATCGCCCATCTCGATCTGGGACGGGCGGTGCTGGACCGGGTGGCGGCAAGCCTGGCCGATGTCGGCAAGATCGAGTCCGACGCCAAGCTGGAAGGCCGTAACATGACGATGGTCATCGCGCCGAAGTAG
- a CDS encoding cell division protein ZapA: MSSAKNAVRVTIGGEEYTVRSELPPEYTREVAAYLDAALKRVRDSLPSVETHKAAILAALSITDELFQARRGDREVATRLTAMADEFARLLPPAKRGGRAAVS, from the coding sequence ATGAGCAGCGCCAAGAACGCCGTCCGGGTCACCATCGGCGGCGAGGAGTATACGGTCCGATCCGAGCTGCCCCCGGAGTACACCCGGGAGGTCGCGGCATATCTCGATGCCGCGCTCAAGCGGGTGCGGGACTCGCTCCCCTCGGTGGAGACCCACAAGGCCGCCATCCTGGCGGCGCTGTCGATCACCGATGAGCTTTTCCAAGCCCGCCGCGGCGATCGTGAAGTCGCCACCCGGTTGACCGCCATGGCGGACGAGTTCGCCCGTCTGCTCCCGCCCGCCAAACGCGGCGGCCGCGCCGCCGTCTCCTAG
- the xseA gene encoding exodeoxyribonuclease VII large subunit has protein sequence MSRLNAAVKRVVEGELMPMWVRGEVVGLKAWPSGHWYFTLRDATSQVRCCMWRLNAERAGKPPADGTEVFVLGRPGIYEAKGEFQLNVQRILPTAAIGRQQQELERVKAALQKEGLFDLARKRPLPEYASAVAVVTSTAGAALRDIITVSRKRWPCARILVLGARVQGEGAVEELVRALRLVNRLEVDLCIIGRGGGDKEDLAAFNAEAVCRALAAVRVPTISAVGHEVDVSFTDLVADVRAATPSAAAELAFADRREVLRQLDDLAARLAAGLGGRARLATERLERTGDRMHGAIATLVQQHHHQLERLAAQLDALSPLRVLDRGYAVALRPDGRVLKRRAEFLPGERFRLRVADGDVPSRVESE, from the coding sequence GTGAGCCGGCTCAACGCGGCGGTCAAGCGCGTGGTCGAGGGCGAGCTCATGCCGATGTGGGTGCGGGGCGAGGTGGTAGGGCTCAAGGCCTGGCCCAGCGGCCATTGGTACTTCACCCTGCGCGACGCGACCAGCCAGGTGCGCTGCTGCATGTGGAGACTCAACGCGGAGCGGGCCGGCAAGCCGCCCGCGGACGGCACCGAGGTCTTCGTGCTCGGCCGCCCAGGGATCTACGAGGCCAAGGGCGAGTTCCAGCTCAACGTCCAACGCATCCTTCCGACGGCAGCGATCGGCCGGCAGCAGCAGGAGCTGGAGCGGGTGAAGGCGGCGTTGCAGAAGGAAGGCCTCTTCGACCTCGCCCGGAAGCGACCGCTCCCCGAGTATGCCTCCGCCGTCGCGGTGGTGACCAGCACGGCGGGCGCGGCGCTGCGGGACATCATCACCGTGAGTCGGAAACGCTGGCCCTGTGCCCGTATCCTGGTGCTCGGCGCGCGAGTGCAGGGCGAGGGGGCGGTCGAGGAGCTGGTGCGCGCGCTGCGGCTGGTGAATCGTCTCGAGGTCGACCTCTGCATCATCGGGCGCGGCGGCGGCGACAAGGAGGACCTCGCGGCGTTCAACGCCGAGGCGGTGTGCCGTGCCCTGGCCGCGGTGCGGGTTCCGACCATCTCCGCCGTGGGACACGAAGTCGACGTCTCCTTCACCGATCTGGTGGCCGACGTCCGCGCGGCCACGCCCTCCGCCGCGGCCGAGCTCGCCTTCGCCGACCGGCGCGAGGTGCTGCGCCAGCTCGACGATCTGGCGGCGCGCCTCGCTGCCGGCCTGGGCGGCCGAGCGCGACTCGCCACCGAGCGGCTGGAGCGAACCGGTGACCGGATGCACGGCGCCATCGCGACGCTGGTTCAGCAGCACCATCACCAGCTCGAACGGCTCGCCGCGCAGCTCGACGCGTTGAGTCCGCTCCGGGTTCTCGACCGGGGATATGCCGTCGCGTTGCGCCCCGACGGCCGGGTGCTCAAGCGCCGGGCCGAGTTCCTGCCCGGCGAGCGCTTCCGTCTGCGGGTGGCGGACGGCGACGTCCCCTCCCGCGTGGAGTCCGAATGA